The bacterium genome includes a region encoding these proteins:
- a CDS encoding T9SS type A sorting domain-containing protein produces MIILTSFLLLISSMHSKELTQLKNLRTQGIKNSKFAADKFEKLYQQQPKLQYYMQPSKRNLLKKLQDKKGKAGVDTLYILAIRAEFQTDTSSLTTGNGLMDLDHNEFPYDSLGSHTIGYREISASEHLWDKPFFDGGHNLFYDPPHTKTYFKHLMESLQNYWWTVSEHTLWLEFKIVPDGESASYKLPYSLLYYGEPMDFERGLLTLFKDAVTTCDKASPEINFSKYSGDSGAVVIFHAGGCWQTDYMGDTPYDIPAAFISNVDGYFSTPVWVDNQTVAINEGILYPQTSFQDGVYSFLQGGLAHETGHQLGLFDLYDTEGKTIGVGGWDLMGTGNWNLDGMVPPYINAFNATKLGFISPTVLNKDTTAVPILWRGGFIGGSVPKVYNIPINTGEYYLVEERLVSYPSKDTAFKDTIYSADSSLHLDSSSVRVWKDGVMTWFYDYDFGLPPDSGYGGLAIWHIDGDKIAKDSAMNAINAGSPKGVDMEEADGIQDFETSLKFVVDGEAAFYGTKYDVFYQGNLGEFTPYTSPNTNDNSGGISNIFIENISLPDTVMSFNIKFDNKLAGFPVKCGSYFDVNSPVAVKVNGKMRIFCAVVDEVRKMITMMALNPDGSTFWLRTISASYPRIWASPVIGDIDGNDTLDVIITPFFAATDTVKKLKNSKTESASFTKIEGRIHAWNVYGKAILTKFNVTTGEIASTPLMADINGDGKQEAIFGSNDGMLYAFNNDGMIPGYPKNLYQSIYSTPVYDSVSNILYATSFDGRLWAIGPDTTTKWIALDAFIAPTTCSPVVCDLNNDGRKEIIVCTGERKIYCIDDSGKVLWNRELDTIPFYSSPVIADIDMDSVPDIIMTLGNKIYGFNNLGSNLSGFPINTGASSDLWGAPVIGDINNDKKPELVIGTPDGVVIAYSNTGRILSGFPFATGGGIYCSPMLCDINEDSILDIFIGSDDGNLYGWSFEKYGNLQWPEFHLNRENNRILEWNYGSTPMAEDVFMKKELFIYPNPIISSGYVRYFSGNADEVDIKIINLAGRIVKEFNGKTGDNYQDVLLPELPFGVYICRVEVDIAGKKYTRFKKFAVAK; encoded by the coding sequence GTGATCATATTAACAAGCTTTTTATTGCTTATATCATCTATGCATTCAAAAGAATTGACGCAGTTAAAAAATCTGAGGACACAGGGTATAAAAAATTCAAAATTTGCAGCAGATAAGTTTGAAAAATTGTATCAGCAACAGCCTAAATTGCAATATTATATGCAGCCATCAAAAAGAAACTTACTTAAGAAATTGCAAGATAAAAAAGGTAAGGCAGGGGTAGATACTCTTTATATCCTTGCAATCAGGGCAGAATTTCAAACAGATACAAGTTCTCTTACGACGGGTAACGGGCTTATGGACTTAGACCATAACGAATTTCCTTATGATTCTCTTGGTTCTCATACTATTGGTTACAGGGAAATTTCGGCAAGCGAGCATTTATGGGATAAACCATTTTTTGATGGGGGGCATAATCTTTTTTATGACCCACCTCATACAAAAACATATTTTAAACATCTTATGGAAAGTTTGCAGAATTACTGGTGGACAGTGTCAGAACATACACTCTGGTTGGAGTTTAAGATAGTTCCTGATGGAGAAAGTGCGTCATATAAGTTGCCATATTCGTTACTTTATTATGGAGAACCAATGGATTTTGAGAGAGGCTTGCTTACGCTTTTCAAAGATGCCGTAACTACTTGTGATAAAGCAAGTCCCGAGATTAATTTTTCAAAATATTCGGGTGATTCCGGGGCAGTGGTTATTTTTCACGCAGGGGGATGTTGGCAGACAGATTATATGGGAGATACACCTTATGACATACCGGCGGCATTTATTAGTAATGTAGATGGTTATTTTAGTACTCCTGTATGGGTGGATAACCAGACAGTAGCAATAAATGAAGGTATATTATACCCGCAGACTTCTTTTCAGGATGGGGTATATAGTTTTTTACAGGGGGGATTAGCGCATGAAACGGGGCACCAACTTGGATTGTTTGATTTGTATGATACTGAAGGGAAGACCATTGGGGTTGGCGGTTGGGATTTAATGGGAACCGGTAACTGGAATTTAGATGGAATGGTACCTCCGTATATTAATGCATTTAATGCTACAAAATTAGGGTTTATATCACCTACAGTATTGAATAAAGATACTACCGCTGTGCCAATTTTGTGGCGTGGCGGATTTATCGGAGGTTCAGTCCCAAAGGTTTACAATATTCCAATAAACACAGGTGAATATTATTTAGTTGAAGAAAGATTGGTATCTTATCCGAGTAAAGACACTGCATTTAAGGATACGATATATAGCGCGGATTCTTCATTACATCTTGATTCGTCAAGTGTTCGTGTATGGAAAGACGGAGTAATGACATGGTTTTACGATTATGATTTTGGGCTGCCACCGGATTCAGGTTATGGCGGGCTTGCCATATGGCATATAGATGGAGATAAAATCGCTAAAGATTCTGCTATGAACGCTATAAATGCAGGTTCCCCAAAGGGTGTAGATATGGAGGAAGCCGATGGGATACAGGATTTTGAGACTTCTTTGAAGTTTGTCGTGGATGGGGAAGCGGCTTTTTACGGGACTAAATACGATGTGTTTTATCAGGGGAATTTAGGCGAGTTTACGCCTTATACTTCACCAAATACCAATGATAACAGTGGTGGAATAAGCAATATTTTTATTGAGAATATAAGTTTGCCGGACACCGTAATGAGTTTTAATATTAAATTTGATAATAAACTTGCCGGTTTTCCTGTAAAATGCGGAAGTTATTTTGATGTAAATTCGCCTGTAGCAGTGAAAGTCAATGGGAAGATGAGAATATTCTGTGCAGTTGTGGATGAAGTTAGGAAGATGATTACTATGATGGCTTTAAATCCTGACGGCAGTACTTTCTGGCTCCGTACTATATCTGCTTCTTATCCTCGTATTTGGGCATCACCCGTTATCGGGGATATTGATGGAAACGACACTCTTGATGTAATAATTACCCCATTTTTTGCGGCGACCGATACAGTTAAAAAACTGAAGAACAGCAAAACGGAATCAGCTTCTTTTACTAAAATAGAAGGACGTATACATGCGTGGAATGTTTATGGTAAAGCAATATTAACTAAGTTCAATGTAACAACAGGAGAAATAGCATCTACTCCTTTAATGGCAGATATAAATGGGGATGGTAAACAGGAAGCTATATTTGGTTCTAATGATGGGATGTTATATGCTTTCAATAATGATGGTATGATACCCGGATATCCCAAAAACCTTTATCAGTCTATATATTCTACTCCGGTTTATGATTCGGTAAGTAATATTTTATATGCCACAAGTTTTGATGGCAGGCTATGGGCAATAGGTCCTGACACCACGACTAAATGGATTGCATTGGATGCGTTTATTGCTCCGACTACATGTTCACCCGTAGTTTGTGATTTGAACAATGATGGCAGAAAAGAAATTATTGTATGCACAGGGGAAAGAAAAATATATTGTATAGATGATAGTGGAAAAGTGTTATGGAATAGAGAACTAGATACAATACCATTTTATTCGTCCCCTGTTATTGCTGATATTGATATGGATTCGGTGCCGGATATTATAATGACATTGGGAAATAAGATATATGGTTTTAACAACTTGGGTTCAAATTTATCAGGTTTTCCTATTAATACAGGCGCAAGCAGTGATTTATGGGGAGCGCCTGTAATTGGAGACATAAATAATGATAAAAAACCCGAGCTTGTAATAGGAACTCCGGATGGAGTGGTTATTGCATATAGCAATACAGGGAGAATATTATCGGGGTTTCCTTTTGCTACAGGTGGAGGAATTTATTGTTCACCGATGCTTTGCGATATAAATGAAGACAGCATTCTGGATATATTTATCGGGAGTGATGACGGGAATCTTTATGGTTGGAGTTTCGAGAAGTACGGAAATTTACAATGGCCTGAATTTCATTTAAATCGGGAGAACAATAGAATATTGGAATGGAATTATGGTTCTACTCCAATGGCAGAAGACGTTTTTATGAAGAAAGAATTATTTATTTATCCAAATCCCATAATTAGTAGCGGGTATGTGAGATATTTTAGCGGAAATGCAGATGAAGTGGATATAAAGATTATAAATTTGGCAGGTAGAATAGTAAAGGAATTTAATGGTAAAACAGGAGATAATTATCAGGATGTTTTATTGCCGGAGTTGCCGTTTGGAGTGTATATATGTAGAGTAGAGGTAGACATTGCCGGCAAAAAATATACAAGATTTAAGAAATTTGCAGTTGCGAAATAA
- a CDS encoding nucleotidyl transferase AbiEii/AbiGii toxin family protein, whose protein sequence is MKKDIKNLQASIWDLLQNKAQKANCPFSEILQYYGMERFLYRFSRSKYADNFILKGALMFTVWQIPERRTTLDIDFLARYDNQIATIEKVIKDICGVAVTPDGLVFDSKTVKGQKIKEDADYEGVRIKLTGFLERSRIPMQIDIGFGDVIYPKSKVIDYPVILDFPKPHLKGYPAESVISEKFEAMIRLGLLNSRMKDFYDIWIMIHQFDFNGAQLSEALKRTFKHRKTPLPQESPLFAEEIYDEKSDRQTLWKAFLKKGDIKNAPEKLVTTANEIEKFLIKPLTAIKKKGEFNKVWKAHSSWK, encoded by the coding sequence TTGAAAAAAGATATTAAAAACTTGCAAGCTTCTATATGGGATTTGCTTCAAAATAAAGCACAAAAAGCTAACTGCCCGTTTTCAGAAATCCTGCAATATTATGGGATGGAAAGATTCCTCTATAGATTCAGCCGTTCCAAATATGCGGATAACTTCATTCTGAAAGGAGCGCTGATGTTTACCGTATGGCAAATTCCCGAACGAAGAACAACTCTTGATATAGATTTTTTAGCGCGTTATGATAATCAGATAGCAACTATTGAAAAAGTTATTAAGGATATTTGTGGTGTGGCGGTGACTCCGGATGGGCTTGTATTTGATTCAAAGACAGTAAAAGGGCAAAAGATAAAAGAAGATGCGGATTACGAAGGTGTGCGCATAAAACTTACAGGATTTCTGGAACGTTCCCGTATACCGATGCAAATTGATATAGGATTTGGAGATGTTATATACCCAAAGTCTAAAGTTATTGATTATCCTGTTATTTTGGATTTTCCAAAACCTCATCTGAAAGGGTATCCGGCAGAAAGCGTTATAAGTGAAAAGTTTGAAGCAATGATTAGACTTGGTCTTCTTAACAGCCGAATGAAAGATTTCTATGATATATGGATTATGATACACCAATTTGATTTTAACGGCGCACAGCTCTCCGAAGCATTAAAGAGAACTTTCAAACATCGTAAAACTCCTCTTCCGCAAGAGAGCCCTTTGTTTGCTGAAGAAATCTACGATGAAAAATCCGACAGACAAACACTCTGGAAGGCTTTTTTGAAAAAAGGAGATATCAAAAATGCGCCGGAAAAGTTGGTGACTACGGCAAATGAGATAGAAAAGTTTCTTATTAAGCCCCTTACCGCGATCAAGAAAAAGGGTGAGTTTAACAAAGTGTGGAAAGCGCATAGTTCGTGGAAATGA
- a CDS encoding MBL fold metallo-hydrolase codes for MEFGKFDLTVLCEGTFLVDGGAMFGVVPKVLWNKYNSSDELNRIELSLNCLLIRTGDKNILIDTGIGDKLGDKLKKIYGIIRKEDWLLEKIKPEDINIVINTHLHFDHCGGNTCIEGGVLTPTFKNAKYIIQKGEWEEAMNPNERAKVSYLKENFLPIKEYDLLNLIEGEVEICPGVKTLVTGGHTAYHQAVLIESDGNKAIYLGDFIPTVSFLNKSYASAYDLYPLEIMKNKKEILQKAFEEHWLLIFDHDNKVAMGYLDKKEEKFVINAV; via the coding sequence ATGGAATTTGGAAAATTTGATTTAACGGTTTTATGTGAAGGAACGTTTTTAGTAGATGGTGGAGCTATGTTTGGGGTAGTACCAAAGGTTTTATGGAATAAATATAATTCTTCAGACGAATTAAACAGGATAGAGTTATCGCTTAATTGTCTTTTAATACGAACAGGAGATAAGAATATACTTATAGATACAGGGATTGGAGATAAATTAGGAGATAAACTAAAGAAAATATATGGAATAATTCGTAAGGAAGATTGGCTGCTTGAGAAAATAAAACCGGAAGATATAAACATTGTAATAAATACTCATTTACATTTTGACCACTGTGGGGGCAATACTTGTATTGAGGGTGGTGTTTTGACACCTACATTTAAGAATGCTAAATATATTATACAAAAAGGTGAATGGGAAGAAGCAATGAATCCAAATGAACGAGCCAAAGTAAGTTATTTGAAAGAAAACTTTTTACCTATTAAGGAATATGATTTGCTTAATTTAATAGAAGGAGAGGTAGAAATTTGTCCTGGAGTAAAGACTTTAGTTACGGGTGGACATACAGCTTATCATCAAGCTGTTCTTATAGAATCGGATGGGAATAAGGCAATTTATCTTGGAGATTTTATTCCTACGGTTTCTTTTTTAAACAAGTCGTACGCGTCGGCTTATGATTTGTATCCTTTAGAAATAATGAAAAATAAAAAAGAGATTCTACAAAAAGCATTTGAGGAACACTGGTTGTTGATTTTCGACCACGATAATAAGGTTGCGATGGGGTATTTAGATAAAAAGGAAGAAAAATTTGTTATAAACGCGGTATAA
- a CDS encoding C25 family cysteine peptidase: protein MRKVFLFCLFYFCTSYTFANIYRIHIPDYEITNQTSHHLNIAPHDFGVTIEPGKPQLPCKLVWVAIPPGSEVIDCKVTRESSLLSVPYYPRTSGTLVKEEEFYSKNGLINDDSTGKSNYIFPQQPGQYLRTIKFCNYNLAEVIIYPYTYNANTNKLYYSPNVTIEFSYANHYVPSESLMVDTTLDSVIKDKVVNYEELQKWYTNKIVSPYDYVIITPEELLPSVKSFAEWKKSIGYKVKIITGDKKLKYSPKYLLVIGEPVKEIEGVISGRIPYTDSIIVTSILEHIIEFELAEEHKNILFVEAATAGSTSSGIKKGLEQGDYETKKDLLHLLENVVSPYWNYSGCKGEEIFNGHSTTTAGGGCSIINFLSIGKQWMWDNGDGVPESKEIKTSNFKIFSNTPFFVFAPFNVKKFLKENGVSIVCPESSSVYMYPWQDSLSGGSQSFNYIFLKYLAEINNVGEAFMQAKIWYKLNFPQDSITIKEFKIFGDPSLSFKKFPGTDVGIIKNPIGFLPLDTVFSPTCLVKNFGTKSLMNFEVYCTIDSSENIIYNERVFIDSLGAFEQKTINFPEWIVEGIGVKYKFNFEVFLTYDENSSNDTFSTYSYVRTGDFIVFHSGGSAHGDTIISSILRKLSCKGAEINSLNFFPAMAEYSMSGFKSIFICDTAGLDSLEYFLQPGYNIYIEGNNTFLNKFLDGKIIREPALPYMSGKGVSFVSSKPLTKEWFVPSNCNAVFKDTTGVITGFYYEKDYKIWCNRFKISDINTESVKIEMLDSIMNAFGVKTTIKGKEALELSNIIDFKSQPNPFYKKTYVKFNIRKSETKINIAVYDLSGKLVKTVINKSFKPGKYELNWDGCNETGISVSNGIYFIKLTGSPLLTKVGIRDSCEKENLLLKVIMLKN, encoded by the coding sequence ATGAGAAAAGTCTTTTTGTTTTGTTTGTTTTATTTTTGTACTTCATATACATTTGCAAATATTTATAGAATTCATATTCCTGATTACGAGATTACAAACCAAACATCACATCATCTTAATATTGCCCCGCACGATTTTGGTGTAACAATAGAACCAGGTAAACCTCAATTACCATGTAAGTTGGTATGGGTGGCGATACCTCCCGGAAGTGAGGTTATAGATTGTAAAGTAACGAGAGAGAGTTCGTTGTTAAGTGTTCCATACTATCCCAGAACCTCAGGGACACTTGTAAAAGAAGAAGAATTTTACTCAAAAAATGGTTTAATAAACGATGATTCTACTGGTAAGTCAAATTATATTTTTCCGCAACAACCGGGTCAATATCTTAGAACTATAAAATTTTGTAATTATAACTTAGCAGAAGTAATAATTTATCCGTATACCTATAATGCAAATACTAATAAGCTTTATTATTCCCCTAATGTTACAATAGAATTTAGTTATGCAAATCATTACGTACCTTCCGAGTCTTTGATGGTAGATACAACATTAGACAGTGTAATAAAAGACAAAGTAGTTAATTATGAGGAATTACAGAAATGGTATACGAATAAAATAGTTTCTCCTTACGATTATGTAATAATTACGCCGGAAGAGTTATTGCCTTCGGTTAAATCTTTTGCTGAATGGAAGAAAAGTATAGGGTATAAAGTAAAAATTATTACCGGAGATAAAAAATTAAAATATTCACCTAAATATTTACTTGTGATTGGCGAGCCTGTTAAAGAAATAGAGGGCGTAATTTCAGGAAGAATACCATATACGGATTCTATTATTGTGACTTCTATACTTGAACACATAATAGAATTTGAGCTTGCAGAGGAGCATAAGAATATATTATTCGTAGAAGCGGCTACTGCCGGTTCCACAAGTAGCGGGATAAAAAAAGGTCTTGAGCAGGGTGATTATGAAACAAAAAAGGATTTATTGCATCTTCTGGAAAATGTTGTATCTCCATATTGGAATTATTCCGGATGTAAAGGCGAAGAAATTTTTAACGGGCATTCAACCACCACTGCCGGGGGGGGATGTTCCATAATTAATTTTTTAAGTATTGGTAAGCAGTGGATGTGGGATAATGGAGATGGAGTTCCCGAGTCCAAAGAAATAAAAACAAGTAATTTTAAGATATTTTCAAATACACCTTTTTTTGTATTTGCTCCTTTTAATGTTAAAAAATTCTTAAAAGAAAATGGAGTTTCTATAGTTTGTCCGGAATCTTCTTCCGTATATATGTATCCGTGGCAGGATTCACTGTCGGGAGGAAGTCAAAGTTTTAATTATATCTTTTTGAAGTATTTAGCAGAAATAAATAATGTAGGGGAAGCTTTTATGCAGGCAAAAATATGGTATAAGTTAAATTTCCCCCAGGATAGCATAACGATAAAAGAGTTTAAAATATTTGGGGATCCCTCGCTTAGTTTTAAAAAATTTCCCGGTACGGATGTTGGTATAATAAAAAATCCTATAGGATTTTTGCCATTAGATACAGTTTTTTCTCCTACTTGTCTGGTGAAAAATTTTGGAACAAAATCGTTAATGAATTTTGAGGTTTATTGCACGATAGATTCAAGCGAAAATATTATTTATAATGAACGCGTATTTATAGATAGTCTTGGGGCTTTTGAACAGAAAACAATTAATTTTCCCGAATGGATTGTAGAAGGTATTGGAGTTAAATATAAGTTTAATTTTGAGGTATTTTTAACCTATGATGAAAATTCAAGTAACGATACTTTCTCTACTTATAGTTATGTAAGGACAGGTGATTTTATAGTTTTCCATTCAGGAGGCTCTGCGCATGGAGATACTATCATAAGCAGCATATTAAGAAAATTGAGTTGTAAGGGAGCGGAAATTAATTCCCTTAATTTTTTCCCTGCCATGGCGGAATATTCTATGTCCGGTTTTAAGTCAATTTTTATTTGCGATACTGCCGGACTGGATTCTCTTGAATATTTTCTACAACCGGGTTATAATATTTATATAGAGGGGAACAATACATTTTTAAATAAGTTTTTAGACGGGAAAATTATTCGAGAACCTGCTTTGCCATATATGTCGGGGAAGGGCGTTTCGTTTGTATCTTCAAAGCCGTTGACGAAAGAATGGTTTGTCCCTTCGAATTGCAATGCCGTATTTAAAGATACTACAGGCGTTATTACAGGCTTTTATTATGAAAAAGATTATAAAATATGGTGCAATAGATTTAAAATTTCAGATATAAATACAGAATCGGTAAAGATTGAAATGCTCGATTCTATAATGAATGCTTTTGGAGTAAAAACTACAATTAAAGGGAAAGAAGCGTTGGAACTTTCTAACATTATAGACTTTAAAAGCCAACCGAATCCTTTTTATAAAAAGACATATGTAAAATTTAATATTAGGAAATCAGAAACAAAAATCAACATTGCCGTGTATGATTTAAGTGGTAAACTTGTTAAAACGGTAATAAATAAGAGTTTTAAACCCGGGAAGTATGAATTAAATTGGGATGGTTGTAATGAAACAGGTATTTCTGTCAGCAATGGTATTTATTTTATTAAACTTACAGGAAGCCCTTTACTTACCAAAGTGGGGATTAGGGATTCCTGTGAAAAAGAAAACTTATTATTAAAAGTAATTATGCTTAAAAATTAA